In the Aythya fuligula isolate bAytFul2 chromosome 8, bAytFul2.pri, whole genome shotgun sequence genome, one interval contains:
- the ANGPTL1 gene encoding angiopoietin-related protein 1, whose product MKIFKWTLGVLLFLLLSIGRCTEQSTLNKTSQRRHPRSADSGEEGKKCGYTFLVPEQKITGPICVNTNEPGTGNRKDEVTRMDIENLKDVLSKQKREIDILQLVVDVDGNIVNEVKLLRKESRNMNSRVTQLYMQLLHEIIRKRDNSLELSQLENKVLNVTTEMLKMATKYKELEVKYAALTDLVNNQSVIISLLEEQCLRIFSRQDTHGSPPLVQVVPQHIPNSQPYTPVLLGGNEIQRDPGYPRDRDVRPPPDPATSPTKSPFRVPPLALINEGPFKDCQQAKEAGYSNSGIYMIKPENSNEPMQLWCENSLDPGGWAVIQKRTDGSVNFFRNWDSYKKGFGNIDGEYWLGLENIYMLTNQDNYRLLIELEDWSNKKVYAEYSSFRLEPENEFYRLRLGTYQGNAGDSMIWHNGKQFTTLDRDRDMYSGNCAHFHKGGWWYNACAHSNLNGVWYRGGHYRSKYQDGIFWAEYRGGSYSLKAVQMMIRPID is encoded by the exons ATGAAGATATTTAAATGGACTTTGGGTGTGTTGTTGTTCCTACTGCTGTCTATCGGGCGCTGTACCGAACAATCAACGCTCAATAAGACATCCCAACGGAGGCATCCTCGTTCAGCAGACagtggagaggaaggaaagaaatgtggtTACACCTTCCTGGTCCCTGAACAAAAGATCACAGGGCCAATTTGTGTGAATACTAACGAACCAGGCACTGGtaacagaaaagatgaagtCACAAGAATGGACATAGAGAACTTGAAGGATGTGCTGTCCAAGCAAAAGCGGGAGATTGACATCTTGCAGTTGGTGGTGGATGTGGATGGAAACATCGTGAATGAAGTCAAGTTACTGAGGAAGGAAAGCCGTAATATGAACTCTCGGGTCACTCAACTCTATATGCAACTCTTGCATGAGATAATTCGAAAGCGTGATAACTCTCTTGAACTTTCccaactggaaaacaaagtcCTTAATGTTACAACAGAAATGTTGAAGATGGCAACAAAATACAAGGAGCTTGAAGTCAAATACGCAGCACTGACCGATCTTGTAAATAATCAGTCTGTGATTATCTCCCTCCTGGAAGAGCAGTGCTTGAGAATCTTCTCACGGCAGGACACCCATGGGTCTCCACCGCTTGTCCAGGTGGTGCCCCAGCACATTCCCAACAGTCAGCCATACACCCCCGTTCTTCTGGGAGGTAACGAGATACAGCGAGACCCGGGTTACCCTCGAGACAGAGATGTAAGACCACCGCCTGATCCAGCTACTTCGCCTACAAAGAGTCCTTTCAGAGTACCACCGCTGGCTTTAATTAACGAAG GTCCATTCAAAGACTGCCAACAAGCCAAAGAAGCTGGGTATTCCAACAGCGGGATTTATATGATTAAGCCTGAAAACAGTAATGAACCGATGCAGCTATGGTGTGAGAACAGCTTGGACCCTGGAGGATGGGCAGTTATTCAGAAGAGGACAGATGGCTCTGTCAACTTTTTCAGGAACTGGGACAGTTACAAG AAAGGATTTGGAAACATTGATGGAGAATACTGGCTGGGACTAGAAAACATTTACATGCTTACCAATCAGGATAACTACAGACTACTGATTgaattagaggactggagcaatAAGAAGGTCTATGCAGAATACAGCAGTTTCCGCTTGGAGCCCGAAAATGAGTTCTACAGGCTACGCTTAGGAACATACCAAGGAAACGCAGGCGATTCCATGATATGGCACAACGGAAAGCAGTTTACAACACTGGACAGAGACAGGGATATGTATTCAG GAAACTGCGCTCATTTCCACAAAGGCGGCTGGTGGTACAACGCGTGCGCACATTCGAATCTCAATGGCGTCTGGTACAGAGGCGGCCACTACAGGAGCAAGTATCAGGATGGGATATTTTGGGCTGAGTACCGGGGAGGTTCCTACTCCTTGAAAGCA